The DNA sequence TGGCGCTTCGTCAGCGTGACCAGACGGCGAACACGCGCGTTACGGGGCGCGTCCCGATGGGCATCCTCCATGAGGGGCGCAAGCCCCCCCGCGCGCGCGGCGTCGACGTGCCTGTCGGCTCAGAGGGAGGCCACGCCGGCTCCGAGAAACGAGCCCATCATGGCCACCTTAGTTCTGGTTCACGGGATGTGGCACGGCGGCTGGTGCTGGCGCACCGTGGCCCGAGCCTTGCGGGCCGCGGGTCATGAGGTCTACACCCCCACGCTGACGGGCCTGGGGGAACGCTCGCATCTGCTCAGTCCGATGGCCGGCGTCAACCTGCACGTCGAAGACGTGGTGAACGTGCTGCGATTCGAAGATCTGAACGACGCCATACTGGTCGGGCACTCATACGGAGGAATGGTCATCACCGGCGTGGCCGGCCGCGTCCCTGAACGCCTCGCCACCCTGGTCTACATCGACGCCTACGTTCCCCGCGACGGTGAATCGATGCTGTCCCTGCGCGAGCCCGACGCCAACCGCCAGCTGCTCGCCCAGGTGCGCGATGCGGGAGCGGGCTGGCGAATGCCCCCTCCCCCTGTCGAGAACTTCCACCTCCAGACCGACGACGGGCGCAGCTGGGTGCAGCAGCACCTCTGCGAAGCCGCCTTCGCCGCCTACACCGAACCCCTGCGCGTCGCGCGCGAATGGACGGGACCCCGCGTGTACATCCGAGCGCAAGACCATCCGTGGGCGCCCTTCGACGCGGTGTATCAGCAGGCCATTGCCGACCCGCGATGGCAGGCGCATCTCGTGGCCGGCGGGCACGACCTCATGGTCGACGCGCCTGAAGAGGTTGCGCGCATCCTGCTGTCGCTGGCGCAGGCTGCGGAGTAACGGTTGCCGCGCACGCGCGCGGCTGCGCCGTGAAGAGAGGCGGGGGACGGGCGCGCAAACGGGGGGAATCACGGTCGGAAACATGCGTGCCAGGTTCACGAATGGCCA is a window from the Pseudomonadota bacterium genome containing:
- a CDS encoding alpha/beta hydrolase; translated protein: MRGASPPARAASTCLSAQREATPAPRNEPIMATLVLVHGMWHGGWCWRTVARALRAAGHEVYTPTLTGLGERSHLLSPMAGVNLHVEDVVNVLRFEDLNDAILVGHSYGGMVITGVAGRVPERLATLVYIDAYVPRDGESMLSLREPDANRQLLAQVRDAGAGWRMPPPPVENFHLQTDDGRSWVQQHLCEAAFAAYTEPLRVAREWTGPRVYIRAQDHPWAPFDAVYQQAIADPRWQAHLVAGGHDLMVDAPEEVARILLSLAQAAE